A stretch of the Chlamydia pecorum E58 genome encodes the following:
- a CDS encoding 1-deoxy-D-xylulose-5-phosphate synthase — MMHASDLLLSQISSPQDLKKLSISQLPQLADEIRGRIVSVLNQTGGHLASNLGIVELTIALHYVFSSPQDKFIFDVGHQAYTHKLLTGRNTSAFDHLRHDGGLSGFTNPQESEHDLFFSGHAGTALSLALGLAKTTPEESRAHVLPILGDAAFSCGLTLEALNNISTDLSKFIVILNDNKMSISENVGVISQMFARWLHHPKTNKLTKHIEKLLEKIPRYGNGLSKHSHKLSQCLKNLFCPMPLFEQFGLSYIGPIDGHNVKKLVSLFQTVQELPFPILIHVCTTKGQGLQQAQNNPSKYHGVGANFDKKEHDPSLEKHLPAIRTKPTFPEVFGTTICDLGKRFPCLHVVTPAMSLGSKLEEFKKTFPERFFDVGIAEGHAVTFSAGIAKAGNPVVCSIYSTFLQRAFDNIFHDVCLQKLPVVFAIDRAGLAYHDGPSHHGIYDMSFLRAMPNMILCQPRSGIVLQQLLFSSLHWDAPSAIRYPNVPVPPADPLAVEAFAMRSPGTAEILSQGEDFLIIALGNHCFTALSVKHKLLTFGISATVVDPVFVKPLDKNLFSILLMNHNKVVLIEEHCASGGLASEFHDFLVTFNFKVDVIHFAIPAAFPAHGDQNTLLKAVGLDEMLIIDRILTYFNLRTKRFTPSSSRR; from the coding sequence ATGATGCATGCGTCTGATCTGCTGTTAAGTCAGATATCTTCTCCTCAAGATTTGAAAAAGCTTTCTATTTCTCAATTACCGCAGCTTGCGGATGAGATCCGAGGAAGGATTGTTTCTGTACTTAATCAAACTGGAGGGCACCTTGCTTCGAACTTGGGGATTGTAGAGCTTACAATTGCGCTACATTATGTCTTTTCCTCTCCTCAGGATAAGTTTATTTTTGATGTTGGCCATCAAGCCTATACCCACAAGCTCCTGACAGGAAGAAATACCTCAGCCTTTGATCATCTACGTCATGATGGAGGACTGAGTGGGTTTACCAATCCCCAGGAGTCTGAACATGATTTGTTTTTTTCCGGACATGCAGGAACAGCGCTCTCCCTAGCTTTAGGGCTAGCAAAAACTACCCCCGAGGAATCCCGCGCTCATGTTCTTCCTATTTTAGGAGATGCTGCGTTTTCCTGCGGGTTAACATTGGAAGCGTTAAATAACATCTCTACAGATCTTTCCAAGTTTATCGTCATTCTCAATGATAATAAAATGTCGATCTCAGAGAATGTCGGGGTGATTTCTCAGATGTTTGCCCGTTGGCTACACCATCCCAAAACGAACAAGCTTACAAAACACATTGAAAAGCTCTTAGAGAAAATTCCTCGTTATGGGAACGGTTTATCCAAACACAGCCATAAGCTCTCTCAGTGCTTAAAAAACCTCTTCTGCCCCATGCCGCTATTTGAGCAATTTGGCTTGTCCTACATCGGCCCTATCGATGGGCATAATGTAAAAAAGCTTGTTTCTCTATTTCAGACAGTTCAGGAACTCCCATTTCCGATTCTGATTCATGTATGTACCACAAAAGGTCAGGGACTACAGCAAGCGCAGAATAACCCCTCAAAATATCATGGCGTAGGAGCGAACTTTGATAAGAAAGAACACGATCCCTCCTTGGAAAAGCACCTTCCCGCGATCAGAACAAAACCGACCTTTCCTGAAGTCTTCGGGACAACGATTTGTGACCTTGGAAAAAGATTTCCTTGTTTGCATGTGGTGACTCCTGCAATGTCTTTGGGGTCCAAGCTTGAAGAGTTTAAAAAGACCTTCCCTGAGCGTTTCTTTGATGTTGGTATTGCTGAGGGTCATGCGGTGACTTTCTCTGCGGGCATAGCAAAGGCGGGGAATCCTGTGGTTTGCTCTATATATTCTACCTTCCTACAACGAGCCTTTGACAATATCTTCCATGATGTCTGTTTACAAAAGCTTCCTGTAGTATTTGCTATAGATCGTGCTGGGCTTGCATACCATGACGGCCCTAGCCATCATGGTATTTATGATATGAGCTTTTTACGTGCTATGCCCAATATGATTCTTTGCCAGCCAAGAAGCGGCATTGTTCTCCAGCAGTTGCTTTTTTCTTCCTTGCATTGGGACGCTCCAAGTGCGATTCGCTATCCTAATGTTCCTGTCCCTCCTGCAGATCCTCTAGCAGTGGAAGCTTTTGCCATGCGCTCTCCAGGAACAGCAGAGATTCTCTCCCAAGGGGAGGACTTCCTCATTATTGCCTTAGGAAACCACTGTTTCACTGCTCTATCTGTAAAACATAAGCTCCTGACTTTTGGCATTTCTGCAACTGTTGTAGATCCAGTATTTGTGAAGCCCTTAGATAAAAACCTCTTTAGCATTTTGCTCATGAACCATAACAAAGTGGTCCTTATCGAAGAGCACTGTGCCAGTGGGGGCCTTGCTTCAGAGTTTCATGATTTCCTTGTGACCTTCAATTTTAAAGTCGATGTGATTCATTTTGCCATCCCTGCAGCTTTTCCTGCACATGGAGATCAAAATACCCTACTTAAAGCTGTAGGGCTAGATGAAATGCTAATTATAGATCGCATTTTGACCTACTTTAATTTACGTACTAAGAGATTCACCCCTAGTTCTTCAAGAAGATAG
- a CDS encoding exodeoxyribonuclease VII small subunit, giving the protein MDEIPFETAMQRLEEIVDLMNQSSTSLDASLALYEEADALMRICEARIHQVEQRVRELSKKRLESSLVKEETAVH; this is encoded by the coding sequence ATGGATGAGATCCCTTTTGAAACAGCGATGCAACGATTGGAAGAAATTGTTGATTTGATGAATCAATCTTCGACCTCGTTAGATGCTTCTTTGGCTTTATATGAAGAAGCTGATGCTCTTATGCGTATTTGCGAGGCACGCATTCATCAAGTTGAACAGCGGGTTCGAGAGCTTTCAAAAAAGCGTCTTGAAAGCTCTTTAGTTAAAGAAGAAACTGCCGTCCACTAA
- the xseA gene encoding exodeoxyribonuclease VII large subunit: MSVPPQAVTSLTENIKTLLESHFCHIVVKGELSNVSLQPSGHLYFGIKDEKSFLNGAFFHFKSKFFGRRPKDGDAVILHGKLTVYAPRGLYQIVAHALVYAGEGDLLQKFEELKKRLTTEGYFAMEKKKSLPKAPKCIGVITSPTGAVVQDILRVLSRRCYNYKVLIYPVTVQGESATKEICKALEVMNAENIADVLILARGGGSIEDLWSFNEEALVKAIHASKIPIISAVGHETDYTLCDLAADVRAPTPSAAAEIVCPSSEQQLQQLQGILNHLLSHSQQFFQGKKDQLLVWKRQLNRTEFFRTAQQQLDFVRIAIHREMLGKLLHYQQRCEHFSRWLQGDLLNKLSFRLQDVKKMLNHACTHKLSSLQNHYDLTKKKFSTLPQLHESAQRLISLKQQLDTLIFRRLYLYSQAFAHKRSLLKHVETTLYQQLHTHRQTLDLLQKRLFSHAQVVLANNKATHAHVRDRLSATMQQRLESAAVLYKNVCKHLLVLNPKNVLKRGYAMLFDFNEKIAILSVKSLQPSSRVRVQLHDGEAILAVTETKSFEPTEG, encoded by the coding sequence ATGTCCGTCCCTCCTCAGGCTGTGACATCCCTAACAGAAAACATAAAAACCCTTTTAGAATCCCATTTCTGCCACATTGTAGTGAAGGGGGAGCTCAGCAATGTCTCTCTACAACCGAGTGGGCATCTCTATTTTGGCATCAAAGATGAAAAATCTTTCCTAAATGGGGCATTTTTTCATTTTAAAAGTAAATTTTTCGGCCGTCGCCCTAAAGATGGCGACGCCGTCATTCTCCATGGCAAGCTCACAGTATATGCCCCCAGAGGCCTTTACCAAATCGTCGCACATGCCCTAGTCTATGCAGGCGAAGGAGACCTACTACAAAAATTTGAAGAACTTAAAAAACGCCTGACAACAGAGGGCTACTTCGCCATGGAGAAAAAGAAATCTCTACCGAAAGCCCCCAAATGCATAGGTGTCATCACCAGCCCTACAGGAGCTGTGGTTCAAGATATCCTCAGGGTTCTTTCCCGAAGGTGTTATAACTATAAAGTTTTAATTTATCCCGTCACTGTACAAGGAGAAAGCGCGACAAAAGAAATCTGCAAAGCTCTCGAAGTCATGAATGCCGAAAACATTGCAGATGTCTTGATTCTTGCCCGAGGAGGAGGCAGTATCGAGGATCTGTGGTCCTTTAATGAGGAAGCTCTGGTCAAAGCTATACATGCCAGTAAGATTCCCATTATCTCTGCTGTAGGCCATGAAACCGACTATACCCTCTGTGACCTTGCTGCAGATGTTCGTGCTCCCACCCCTTCTGCTGCTGCAGAAATTGTCTGTCCAAGCAGTGAACAACAGCTCCAACAGCTCCAAGGCATCTTAAATCACCTTCTCTCCCACTCGCAACAGTTTTTCCAGGGGAAAAAAGACCAACTCCTTGTCTGGAAACGCCAGCTAAACCGTACAGAATTTTTCCGCACAGCCCAACAACAGCTCGATTTTGTAAGAATCGCGATCCATCGCGAAATGCTTGGGAAACTCCTCCACTATCAGCAACGCTGTGAGCACTTCTCTCGTTGGCTGCAAGGAGACCTTCTTAACAAGCTTTCCTTCCGCTTACAAGATGTCAAAAAAATGCTAAACCACGCCTGTACCCATAAGCTCTCTTCCTTACAAAACCACTACGACCTCACCAAAAAAAAATTTAGCACTCTCCCTCAGCTGCATGAGAGTGCGCAAAGGCTGATTTCCTTAAAGCAACAGCTAGACACCCTTATCTTCCGGCGTCTTTACCTCTATTCTCAAGCTTTTGCACATAAACGCAGTTTACTGAAACATGTAGAAACAACACTATACCAACAGCTTCATACGCATAGGCAAACCTTAGATCTCCTACAAAAACGCCTATTTTCCCATGCGCAAGTAGTGCTTGCAAACAACAAAGCTACCCATGCACATGTAAGAGATCGCCTATCCGCAACAATGCAGCAGCGCTTAGAGAGTGCAGCAGTCCTTTATAAAAATGTCTGTAAGCACCTCCTAGTTTTAAACCCTAAAAATGTTTTAAAACGAGGGTATGCAATGCTCTTTGACTTTAATGAAAAAATTGCTATTCTCTCTGTGAAAAGCTTGCAACCAAGCTCTCGAGTAAGGGTTCAACTACATGATGGCGAAGCTATCCTTGCTGTAACAGAGACCAAATCTTTTGAACCTACAGAGGGTTAG
- the tpiA gene encoding triose-phosphate isomerase has product MVRERYVLGNWKMHKTCQSAEEYMTTLCPLLKKEEPPCHVGIAAPFTALQCCSLQIEKFHSTLKLGAQNVFQEPEGAFTGEISLAMLKEFYTSFVLLGHSERRQKFHEDNAIIAAKMQAVANSGLLPVLCIGESLETKEKGETYPYLEEQLMSGLEKFPKDAEVVLAYEPIWAIGTGRVAEAGEVQEIHEFCRRILARIFSEEKATEISILYGGSVKADNAALFGKCHDVDGLLVGGASLKPTEFFEVIKNFCSADSAC; this is encoded by the coding sequence ATGGTTCGTGAGCGCTACGTTTTAGGGAATTGGAAAATGCATAAGACATGTCAGAGTGCGGAAGAATACATGACGACTCTTTGTCCTTTATTAAAAAAGGAAGAGCCTCCTTGTCATGTGGGCATAGCTGCACCTTTCACTGCACTCCAATGCTGTTCTCTGCAAATAGAAAAGTTTCATTCTACTCTTAAGTTGGGAGCTCAAAATGTTTTTCAAGAGCCAGAAGGGGCATTTACTGGAGAGATTTCCCTAGCCATGCTAAAGGAGTTTTATACTTCTTTTGTATTGCTTGGCCACTCGGAGCGTCGACAGAAGTTTCATGAAGACAATGCTATTATCGCTGCCAAAATGCAGGCTGTTGCGAACTCCGGGCTTCTTCCTGTATTGTGTATCGGAGAAAGTTTGGAAACCAAAGAAAAGGGGGAGACATATCCTTATTTGGAAGAGCAGCTGATGTCAGGATTAGAAAAGTTCCCCAAAGATGCTGAGGTTGTGCTTGCATATGAACCTATTTGGGCGATCGGAACAGGAAGAGTTGCTGAAGCAGGTGAGGTGCAGGAGATTCATGAGTTTTGTAGGCGTATATTAGCAAGAATCTTTTCTGAGGAAAAGGCTACAGAGATTTCGATTCTTTATGGGGGATCCGTAAAAGCTGACAATGCCGCACTTTTCGGGAAATGCCATGATGTTGATGGTTTGTTGGTTGGCGGAGCTTCCTTAAAACCTACAGAGTTTTTTGAGGTGATCAAAAACTTCTGCAGTGCAGATTCTGCATGTTGA
- the secG gene encoding preprotein translocase subunit SecG: protein MTYVFYMFLCVFLLLCVVLCGLILIQESKSMGLGSSFGVDSGDSVFGVSTPDILKKVTAWCAVAFCLSCLILSFSTNLLGKKFAVAETSFQEGTSEIQESKVTEEN, encoded by the coding sequence ATGACTTATGTATTTTATATGTTTTTATGTGTGTTTCTTCTGTTGTGTGTTGTTCTTTGCGGCTTAATTCTAATTCAAGAGAGTAAAAGCATGGGACTGGGATCTTCATTTGGAGTAGATTCTGGAGATTCTGTATTTGGGGTGTCTACTCCTGATATTTTAAAGAAAGTCACAGCATGGTGTGCTGTAGCATTTTGTTTGAGCTGCTTGATACTTTCGTTTTCTACAAATCTTTTAGGGAAAAAGTTCGCAGTTGCAGAGACCTCTTTTCAGGAGGGCACTTCAGAGATTCAAGAAAGTAAAGTTACTGAAGAAAACTAG
- the def gene encoding peptide deformylase yields the protein MIRRLEYYGSPVLREKAKEITEITEDIRSLVQDMYETMIAHKGVGLAAPQIGKSLSLFVMCVEGETPDGELIFCDFPKVFINPVLSSPSEHLVIAYEGCLSIPGLRGEVFRPDRVTVTAMNLDGQKFSETLEGFPARIVMHETDHLHGILYIDRMEEPRDAKKFKVALEKIKRRYNTHLDKNSLVS from the coding sequence ATGATTCGAAGACTAGAGTATTATGGTAGCCCTGTACTTCGGGAAAAAGCGAAAGAAATCACAGAAATTACCGAGGATATTCGTTCGCTTGTTCAGGATATGTATGAAACCATGATTGCACATAAGGGCGTAGGTTTGGCTGCTCCTCAGATAGGAAAGAGCTTAAGTTTGTTTGTTATGTGTGTTGAAGGAGAAACCCCTGATGGGGAGTTGATCTTCTGTGATTTTCCTAAGGTCTTCATCAATCCTGTGCTTTCATCTCCTTCTGAGCATCTTGTGATTGCTTATGAGGGCTGCCTGTCCATCCCAGGACTTCGCGGGGAAGTTTTTCGTCCCGATAGGGTTACCGTAACTGCCATGAATCTCGATGGGCAGAAATTTTCTGAGACATTAGAGGGATTCCCTGCGCGTATTGTGATGCATGAGACGGATCATCTTCACGGGATTCTCTATATTGATCGTATGGAAGAACCTAGGGATGCCAAGAAGTTTAAGGTGGCGTTGGAGAAAATCAAGCGTCGTTATAACACGCATTTGGATAAAAATAGCTTAGTATCCTAA
- a CDS encoding HEAT repeat domain-containing protein: MELRRLALLGGFCFYFPCSLLGQFPSTLSQKLLYTSTQSAQKALSQYVDALEDHPHDYALLKKIGENLLKQGFLSTNPQVRKSAILGAGLANSEEALDILTHAMNTEDPEQQLLVLSAATSHLSKTSDSLLFSALASPYVLIRLEAAYRLAALKNTKVIDHLHALIPLLPEDIQALSAAIFLHLETEESDTYIRKLLTSTKSAVRSYTAMLIGEYQQKRFLPSLRNLLTSAFPQDQEAALYALGTLKDGQSYTAIKRLLYRPDPEVSLAAAQALILLEKEEDALPIMKKHLKEERPQALYLARLMSSDAAVPLLLPIFLHTENKEAKLNAALALLKLGNAHPQLLEFITSWLIRPHYTEAWMLTFSKGRALQSWKHVGVVLPDDPKERTQVLTAIHHVEEQILSWIFALPKEAYLPCIQKLLTSKNTTLAAKALLFLSHTSHQETLDLLSLASSLPGELIIRAYADLALYNITKSPEKKLSLHRYANHLIQETLLFIDTETPYPQPKAPYLRYQITPEVRAKLLLDILDALVISKTSEDIALLSRLIVQGNEKNHPILAGFLLKIIE, encoded by the coding sequence ATGGAACTTCGTCGTTTAGCTCTTTTGGGAGGATTTTGTTTCTATTTTCCTTGTTCTCTCTTAGGGCAATTTCCAAGTACGCTCAGTCAAAAGCTTTTATATACCAGCACACAATCTGCTCAAAAAGCACTCTCTCAATATGTTGACGCTTTGGAAGACCATCCCCATGACTACGCTCTCCTAAAAAAGATCGGCGAAAACCTACTAAAACAGGGGTTCCTCTCTACAAATCCCCAGGTAAGGAAAAGTGCGATTCTTGGAGCAGGCCTTGCAAATTCCGAAGAAGCCTTGGATATTCTTACCCACGCAATGAATACCGAGGACCCTGAGCAGCAGCTTCTTGTGCTCTCTGCCGCAACTTCACACCTAAGTAAAACCTCAGACTCCCTGTTATTTTCAGCTCTAGCTTCCCCCTATGTCCTAATCCGCTTAGAGGCTGCTTATCGCTTAGCAGCACTAAAAAACACCAAAGTTATCGATCACCTCCATGCACTTATCCCTCTTCTTCCTGAGGATATTCAGGCGTTATCTGCAGCGATCTTCCTACATCTAGAAACAGAAGAGTCCGATACGTATATTCGGAAACTGCTGACCTCTACAAAAAGTGCGGTTCGCAGCTACACAGCCATGCTGATAGGAGAATACCAACAAAAGCGCTTCCTCCCTTCTCTAAGAAACCTCCTTACTAGTGCCTTCCCTCAAGATCAGGAAGCAGCCCTCTACGCTCTAGGGACATTAAAGGATGGCCAAAGCTACACCGCCATAAAACGTCTTTTATATCGTCCTGATCCTGAGGTGTCTCTTGCAGCGGCTCAAGCTTTGATTCTTCTAGAAAAGGAAGAGGACGCTCTTCCTATTATGAAGAAGCATCTAAAGGAGGAGCGCCCCCAAGCTCTCTATCTTGCTAGGTTGATGTCTTCGGATGCGGCGGTTCCCCTACTTCTTCCAATTTTTCTCCATACGGAAAATAAAGAGGCAAAGCTCAACGCGGCTCTTGCCTTGCTCAAGCTGGGGAATGCTCATCCTCAACTTCTTGAGTTTATCACCTCATGGCTTATCCGACCTCACTATACCGAAGCATGGATGTTAACCTTTTCGAAAGGAAGGGCTCTACAAAGCTGGAAACACGTAGGAGTGGTTCTTCCTGATGATCCTAAAGAACGCACGCAAGTTTTAACCGCTATCCATCATGTTGAAGAGCAGATTCTCTCGTGGATTTTTGCCCTCCCTAAGGAGGCTTACCTTCCTTGCATCCAAAAGCTCCTGACCAGCAAGAACACTACACTTGCAGCAAAAGCGTTGCTCTTCCTTAGCCATACCTCTCATCAGGAAACTCTGGATTTACTCTCCTTAGCTTCTTCTCTCCCTGGAGAACTCATTATCCGCGCATATGCGGATCTTGCCTTATATAACATCACAAAATCCCCAGAGAAAAAACTCTCGTTACATCGCTATGCGAACCACCTCATCCAAGAAACCCTATTATTTATCGATACGGAAACTCCCTATCCCCAACCAAAAGCTCCCTACCTGCGCTACCAGATCACTCCTGAAGTGCGAGCAAAACTTCTCTTAGATATTTTAGATGCCCTAGTAATCTCTAAAACTTCTGAAGATATTGCCCTACTCTCCCGCCTAATCGTGCAGGGAAATGAGAAAAATCATCCTATCCTTGCAGGATTCCTTCTGAAAATTATAGAGTAG
- a CDS encoding Maf family nucleotide pyrophosphatase, whose protein sequence is MLQHIVLGSSSARRQAILKDFRVPFISVSPDFDERQVAFCGDPENYTKHLASKKAYAVAEKIADPQAYILAADTVVIYQNRLFNKPKDEEEAIEMLKTLRNQTHSVMTSLVLLHNGAVFQGTETSQVVFTSIPDEHLKTYLNIVGGLNKCGAYDIAHGGGLLVKEIRGCAYNIQGLPIQTLKHLLLQVNIDLWNFVV, encoded by the coding sequence ATGCTGCAGCACATTGTTCTTGGCTCTTCTTCAGCACGAAGGCAGGCCATTCTAAAAGACTTTCGGGTTCCTTTTATTAGTGTTTCTCCAGATTTTGACGAAAGACAAGTTGCCTTTTGTGGAGATCCTGAGAACTATACAAAACATCTCGCTTCTAAAAAAGCATATGCTGTGGCCGAGAAAATAGCGGATCCTCAGGCATATATCTTAGCAGCAGACACTGTAGTGATCTATCAGAATCGTCTCTTTAACAAGCCCAAAGATGAAGAAGAAGCCATAGAGATGCTAAAAACGTTGAGAAACCAAACGCACTCTGTGATGACAAGCCTGGTTCTTCTCCATAATGGAGCAGTATTTCAAGGAACAGAAACCTCTCAGGTAGTCTTTACATCTATCCCTGACGAACATCTGAAAACCTATCTTAACATTGTTGGAGGGTTAAATAAATGCGGAGCGTATGACATCGCACATGGAGGAGGCTTGCTCGTAAAAGAGATCCGAGGGTGTGCTTATAATATTCAAGGTCTTCCTATTCAAACCTTAAAACATCTCCTGCTACAAGTAAATATTGACCTATGGAACTTCGTCGTTTAG
- a CDS encoding ABC-F family ATP-binding cassette domain-containing protein — translation MSIVLDKIGKSLGSRILFDDVSIVFNPGNCYGLTGPNGAGKSTLLKIIMGMVEPTRGSISLPKKVGILRQNIDSFGEVLVLDCVIMGNSRLWQALQRRDELYAQEFTDAIGMELGEIEEIIGEENGYKAEAEAEELLIGIGISSEYFSQKMSTIPIDLQFRVLLCQALFGQPEALLLDEPTNHLDLYSISWLGNFLKNYDGTVIVVSHDRHFLNTITTHIADIDYDTIIIYPGNYDAMVEMKTASREQEKADIKSKEKKIAQLKEFVAKFGAGSRASQVQSRIREIKKLQPQELKKSNIQRPYIRFPLSDKASGKVVFSLEGITKNYEEKAVISPFSLEIYQGDKVGVIGNNGLGKTTLMKLLAGVENPSSGAIKVGHQAVFSYFPQNHADVLKDCGQETLFEWLRNRKTGINDQEIRSVLGKMLFGGDDAFKQISALSGGETARLLMAGIMLENHNVLILDEANNHLDLEAVSALAWAINDYKGSVIFVSHDRGLIEDCATKLLIFEKERIVFFDGTMAEYTASIKS, via the coding sequence ATGAGCATAGTATTAGATAAAATCGGCAAGTCTTTAGGCTCCCGCATTCTGTTCGATGACGTTTCTATAGTTTTCAATCCTGGAAACTGTTACGGTCTTACAGGACCAAATGGCGCTGGAAAATCTACATTATTAAAAATCATCATGGGGATGGTAGAGCCTACAAGGGGATCTATATCTTTACCTAAAAAAGTCGGGATTCTCCGCCAAAACATTGATAGCTTCGGAGAGGTTCTTGTCTTAGATTGTGTGATCATGGGAAACTCTCGGCTATGGCAAGCTCTCCAACGTCGAGATGAACTCTATGCCCAAGAGTTTACAGATGCTATTGGAATGGAGTTGGGAGAGATCGAAGAGATTATCGGAGAGGAAAACGGCTACAAAGCAGAAGCTGAGGCTGAAGAGCTCCTTATAGGAATCGGGATCTCTAGTGAATACTTTTCTCAAAAGATGTCTACAATCCCTATAGATTTGCAGTTTCGGGTTCTTTTATGTCAGGCCTTATTCGGACAGCCAGAAGCGCTACTGTTGGATGAGCCTACAAACCACTTAGATCTTTATTCCATTAGCTGGCTAGGGAATTTCCTCAAGAACTATGATGGGACTGTGATTGTAGTAAGCCACGACAGGCACTTCCTGAATACAATCACAACACACATCGCAGATATTGATTACGACACTATTATTATTTACCCAGGCAATTACGATGCCATGGTAGAGATGAAAACAGCATCTCGAGAACAAGAAAAAGCAGACATCAAATCTAAGGAAAAAAAGATTGCTCAGCTTAAAGAGTTCGTAGCAAAGTTTGGTGCAGGATCGCGAGCAAGTCAGGTGCAATCAAGAATTCGTGAGATTAAGAAACTTCAACCTCAAGAGTTAAAGAAATCTAACATCCAACGTCCGTATATACGCTTTCCTCTATCTGATAAGGCCTCAGGAAAAGTGGTCTTTTCTCTAGAGGGAATTACTAAGAACTATGAGGAAAAAGCTGTAATTTCTCCATTTTCTTTGGAGATTTACCAAGGGGATAAGGTCGGCGTCATTGGAAATAATGGTTTAGGGAAGACAACCTTGATGAAACTTCTTGCTGGAGTTGAAAACCCCTCTTCGGGGGCGATTAAAGTAGGACATCAAGCAGTGTTTTCTTACTTTCCTCAAAACCATGCGGATGTTCTGAAAGACTGTGGGCAAGAGACGCTTTTTGAGTGGTTAAGAAATCGCAAAACAGGAATTAATGATCAAGAAATCCGCAGTGTTTTGGGGAAAATGCTCTTTGGAGGAGATGATGCCTTTAAGCAAATCTCTGCCCTTTCTGGAGGAGAAACTGCTCGTCTTTTGATGGCGGGGATCATGTTAGAAAACCACAATGTCCTCATTCTTGACGAAGCAAATAACCACCTGGACTTAGAGGCTGTGTCGGCCTTAGCTTGGGCGATAAATGATTATAAAGGCTCTGTAATTTTTGTTTCCCATGACCGGGGCTTAATTGAAGATTGTGCGACAAAACTTCTCATTTTTGAAAAGGAACGTATTGTCTTTTTTGATGGAACCATGGCAGAGTATACGGCAAGTATTAAGTCATAG
- a CDS encoding tyrosine recombinase XerC — protein sequence MISAFYSFLDSLKAKSVSLHTLRNYSIDFSKFKEFIETHKQLPTTPKITLHMKFQETSDLPLSLLTKDLIRLYISYLIEQGKSKRTIKRRLSTLKSFSRYCLKMQLLFEDPTENIQGPKLPKELPSPISYEQVEILMTMPDVSKYTGLRDRCLLELFYSSGLRLSEITAINRQDIDFEAALIRIFGKGKKERVLPVTPCAIRWLHHYLYHSERMSIQKDTQAFFLNRFGTRISPRSIDRKFQHYLQLSGLTGNITPHTIRHTIATHWLENGMDLKTIQALLGHSSLETTTIYTQVSIKLKKHTHETSHPLGK from the coding sequence ATGATCTCAGCCTTTTATTCTTTCCTAGACTCCCTCAAAGCAAAATCTGTATCTCTTCATACACTAAGAAACTATAGTATCGATTTCAGCAAGTTTAAAGAGTTCATTGAAACACATAAACAGTTGCCTACTACGCCTAAAATAACACTGCATATGAAGTTTCAAGAGACTTCTGATCTTCCTCTCTCCCTGTTGACTAAAGATCTTATCCGCCTCTATATTTCCTATCTTATAGAACAGGGAAAGTCTAAGCGTACCATTAAAAGACGTCTCTCTACACTAAAGAGCTTTTCACGTTATTGTCTCAAGATGCAACTTCTTTTCGAAGACCCGACAGAAAATATTCAAGGGCCAAAATTACCCAAAGAACTCCCCTCCCCAATTAGCTATGAACAGGTGGAGATTCTCATGACAATGCCAGATGTTTCCAAATATACAGGTCTTCGAGATCGCTGTCTTCTGGAGCTGTTCTATAGCTCAGGATTAAGACTTAGCGAAATCACCGCTATTAACCGCCAGGATATTGACTTTGAGGCAGCTTTGATTCGTATTTTTGGAAAAGGGAAAAAAGAAAGAGTTCTTCCCGTGACGCCCTGTGCAATACGATGGCTACATCACTACCTTTACCATAGCGAAAGGATGAGCATCCAAAAAGATACACAAGCATTCTTCTTGAACCGCTTTGGCACGAGGATTTCCCCACGCTCTATAGATAGAAAGTTCCAACACTACCTACAGCTCTCTGGACTCACAGGAAATATCACCCCTCATACGATCCGCCATACTATAGCCACGCACTGGCTAGAAAATGGCATGGATCTCAAAACTATACAGGCGCTTTTAGGCCACAGCTCTCTAGAAACCACTACAATTTATACACAAGTCTCCATTAAGCTAAAAAAACACACTCACGAAACCTCCCACCCTCTTGGGAAATAG